A window from Planococcus maritimus encodes these proteins:
- a CDS encoding ABC transporter ATP-binding protein encodes MSQMGPPRPGASMPAEKAKDFKGTFRRLVSYLKPRRKKLAAVFFVAILSTVFAIVGPKIMGMAITELFEGAYGQLQGVPGGGIDFGVIGQILSVLAGLYVFSSLFSYLQQYMMSTVAQDTVYDLRQDVNKKLEKLPLEYFDGRPNGETLSRMTNDIDTIGSTLQQSLTQFITSIVTLVGILIMMLTISPLLTLIAVVSLPLSLFVIGPILKRSQKYFSSQQKNLGRLNGHVEEMYTGHQVVKAFGHEAKSNEQFDAVNAELYDAGRKAQFISGIIMPMMSLIGNLSYVLISIVGGVLVIQRAISIGDIQAFITYSKQFTQPITQTANIANIIQSTVAAAERVFELLDETEEREEVSTSVLARAKGAVAFEEVDFGYGENLLIENMNIDVQPGQTVAIVGPTGAGKTTLINLLMRFYELKGGRITIDSLDSREMSRRELRHNFGMVLQDTWLFNGTIRDNISYGKTGASEEEIQAAAKAAHADHFIRTLPDGYDTVLNQEVSNISQGQKQLLTIARAILADPPIMILDEATSSVDTRTEILIQQAMNRLMAGRTSFVIAHRLSTIKHADLILVMDQGKVIEQGTHQQLLDEDGFYADLYRSQFSAKVAI; translated from the coding sequence ATGAGCCAGATGGGACCTCCACGCCCCGGAGCCAGTATGCCAGCGGAAAAAGCGAAAGATTTTAAAGGCACATTCCGCCGTCTTGTCTCTTATTTAAAGCCGCGCCGTAAAAAACTCGCGGCCGTCTTTTTCGTCGCAATTCTCAGTACCGTCTTCGCCATCGTCGGGCCGAAAATTATGGGGATGGCCATCACTGAATTATTCGAAGGTGCCTATGGCCAATTGCAAGGCGTGCCGGGTGGCGGCATCGACTTCGGCGTGATCGGCCAAATCCTTAGCGTGCTCGCAGGTCTTTATGTATTCAGCAGCCTGTTCAGTTACCTCCAGCAATACATGATGTCGACAGTGGCACAAGATACCGTCTATGATTTGCGCCAAGACGTCAATAAAAAGCTCGAAAAATTGCCGCTCGAGTATTTTGACGGCCGGCCGAATGGTGAAACCTTGAGCCGCATGACCAATGACATCGATACGATCGGCAGCACCTTGCAGCAAAGCCTGACGCAGTTTATCACTTCGATCGTGACGCTTGTCGGGATTCTGATTATGATGCTGACGATCAGCCCGTTATTGACCTTGATCGCAGTCGTGTCTTTGCCCTTATCGTTGTTTGTCATTGGGCCGATTTTGAAACGATCGCAGAAATACTTCAGCAGCCAGCAAAAAAATCTTGGCCGACTCAATGGCCATGTCGAGGAAATGTACACCGGCCACCAAGTCGTCAAAGCGTTCGGCCATGAAGCCAAATCGAACGAGCAATTCGATGCGGTCAACGCCGAACTCTATGACGCCGGGCGCAAAGCACAATTCATCTCCGGTATCATCATGCCGATGATGAGCTTGATTGGAAATTTGAGCTATGTGTTAATCAGCATCGTCGGCGGTGTGCTGGTCATCCAGCGCGCTATTTCGATCGGGGATATCCAGGCATTCATCACCTATTCCAAACAATTCACTCAGCCGATTACCCAAACGGCGAATATCGCCAATATTATCCAGTCTACGGTAGCCGCAGCGGAACGCGTGTTTGAATTATTGGATGAGACAGAAGAAAGAGAAGAAGTGTCAACATCTGTACTTGCGCGCGCGAAAGGTGCAGTGGCGTTTGAAGAAGTCGATTTCGGCTATGGCGAAAATTTGCTGATTGAAAACATGAACATCGATGTTCAACCAGGTCAAACCGTGGCGATTGTCGGTCCGACGGGTGCCGGCAAGACGACATTGATCAATTTATTAATGCGTTTCTACGAATTAAAAGGCGGCCGCATCACCATCGATAGCCTGGACTCGCGGGAGATGTCGCGCCGTGAGTTGCGCCATAATTTCGGCATGGTATTGCAAGATACATGGCTTTTTAACGGTACAATTCGCGACAATATCAGCTATGGCAAGACCGGGGCTTCTGAAGAGGAAATCCAGGCAGCGGCTAAAGCGGCGCACGCCGATCATTTTATCCGAACTTTGCCGGACGGCTACGATACGGTGCTGAATCAGGAAGTATCGAATATTTCACAAGGGCAAAAGCAATTATTGACCATTGCCCGCGCAATTCTCGCGGATCCACCGATCATGATTTTGGACGAAGCAACATCCAGTGTCGATACCCGGACAGAGATTTTGATCCAGCAGGCGATGAACCGTTTGATGGCTGGGCGCACGAGTTTTGTCATCGCGCACCGGTTGTCGACGATCAAGCATGCTGACTTGATCCTCGTGATGGATCAAGGGAAAGTTATTGAACAAGGTACGCATCAACAGCTGCTCGATGAAGACGGGTTTTATGCGGATTTGTACCGCAGCCAGTTTTCCGCAAAAGTGGCCATCTAA
- a CDS encoding MarR family winged helix-turn-helix transcriptional regulator, with translation MKEENEITTYMQLMLSFAEVQKNMLRIIQQSAAEKELSIPQYSIVMTLFRCSNITQKSIGDQTFLPKSTLSQAVDGLAKEGYVIRKSMEKDRREMCLELSNSGLALAEKLHLQENGLHQLFKTASSQFTEYQIKELIAAHRNISASLTKTKRQGATTCSKS, from the coding sequence ATGAAAGAGGAAAACGAAATAACGACTTATATGCAATTGATGCTGTCTTTTGCCGAAGTGCAAAAAAACATGCTGCGGATCATCCAACAGTCGGCGGCAGAAAAAGAACTGTCCATTCCTCAATACTCGATTGTGATGACGCTCTTCCGCTGCAGCAACATAACGCAAAAATCGATAGGGGACCAGACTTTCCTGCCGAAAAGCACATTGAGCCAGGCAGTGGACGGCTTGGCCAAGGAAGGCTATGTCATTCGGAAGTCGATGGAAAAAGACCGCCGCGAGATGTGCCTCGAACTAAGCAATTCAGGACTTGCGCTAGCTGAGAAGCTTCATCTGCAAGAAAACGGCTTGCATCAATTGTTCAAGACAGCGAGCAGCCAGTTTACCGAGTATCAAATCAAGGAACTGATTGCAGCGCATAGAAACATTTCAGCCAGTTTGACTAAGACGAAACGACAGGGGGCAACGACATGCTCAAAATCCTAA
- a CDS encoding phytoene desaturase family protein, producing the protein MGKAKKSVIVIGGGLGGLSAAISLQQQGYEVALYEKNDHIGGKVNRLERDGFGFDLGPSILTMPHIFDRLFKGSGKNMADYVPMQRLEREWRSFFPDSTVIDLYHDLHLMERANPALSKKDMKEYYALLKYAKKIYETTERSYLKEGFESPKEAVAQNGILATLTGFDLTSTMYSAISKRISNPHLRDMLSYYVKYVGSSPYSAPAVLNMMIYMQHAQGCWYVPGGMHNLAGGMEKLAREIGVDIHTGMGVIRALTSAEGRITGVELEDGSFQKADYYVSNMEVIPFYRKMVKAEHEFVEGLEKKYEPASSGLVLHLGVKKTYPQLNHHNFFFSDNLKEQMDKVFERHELPDDPTIYLVNVNKTDPTQAPEGHENIKILPHIPYIQDNPFTPEQYKEFEDRVIDKLERMGLEGLRENIVVRDVWTPHDIERIYGSDRGAIYGTVSDKNQNGGFKHKKQSELYDNLYFVGGTVNPGGGMPMVTLSGQQVSDKIVKRDKEEERL; encoded by the coding sequence ATGGGGAAGGCGAAAAAATCCGTGATCGTGATCGGTGGCGGCCTGGGTGGCTTGTCGGCAGCAATTTCATTGCAGCAACAAGGCTATGAGGTAGCATTGTATGAAAAGAACGACCATATCGGCGGAAAAGTGAACCGTCTGGAACGTGATGGGTTTGGCTTTGACCTCGGCCCGTCCATTTTGACGATGCCGCATATTTTTGACCGTTTATTCAAAGGCAGTGGCAAGAACATGGCAGATTACGTGCCAATGCAGCGCTTAGAACGCGAATGGCGCTCGTTTTTCCCAGACAGCACGGTTATCGATTTGTACCACGACCTTCATTTGATGGAGCGGGCAAATCCGGCTTTGTCGAAAAAGGATATGAAAGAATATTACGCATTGCTCAAGTACGCGAAGAAAATTTATGAGACGACTGAGCGCAGCTATTTGAAGGAAGGTTTCGAGTCGCCGAAAGAAGCTGTCGCACAAAACGGCATCCTCGCAACTTTGACCGGCTTCGATTTGACCTCAACGATGTACAGCGCGATCTCCAAACGCATCAGCAATCCTCATTTGCGCGATATGCTGTCGTACTACGTGAAATACGTCGGGTCTTCGCCTTATAGCGCACCCGCTGTTCTCAATATGATGATTTACATGCAGCATGCGCAAGGCTGCTGGTACGTACCAGGCGGCATGCACAACTTGGCAGGTGGAATGGAAAAGCTCGCCCGTGAAATCGGCGTCGACATTCATACCGGCATGGGCGTCATCCGTGCTTTAACAAGTGCTGAAGGCCGAATTACAGGAGTCGAACTTGAAGACGGCTCTTTCCAAAAAGCGGATTATTACGTATCGAATATGGAAGTTATCCCGTTCTACCGGAAAATGGTCAAGGCAGAGCATGAGTTTGTCGAGGGGCTCGAGAAGAAATACGAACCTGCAAGTTCTGGACTCGTCTTGCATCTTGGCGTCAAGAAGACCTATCCGCAGTTGAATCATCATAATTTCTTTTTCTCGGACAATTTGAAAGAGCAAATGGACAAAGTGTTCGAGCGCCACGAGCTGCCGGACGACCCGACGATCTACCTCGTCAACGTCAATAAAACCGACCCGACGCAAGCACCGGAAGGACATGAGAATATCAAAATCCTGCCGCATATTCCGTATATCCAAGATAATCCGTTCACCCCGGAACAGTACAAGGAATTCGAAGACCGCGTCATCGATAAGCTTGAACGTATGGGGCTTGAGGGTTTGCGTGAAAACATCGTGGTGCGCGATGTCTGGACGCCGCATGATATTGAGCGAATCTATGGCTCGGACCGCGGCGCGATTTATGGCACAGTTTCCGATAAGAATCAAAACGGCGGATTCAAACACAAAAAGCAAAGCGAACTCTACGACAATCTGTATTTTGTTGGCGGTACCGTCAATCCAGGCGGC
- a CDS encoding ABC transporter ATP-binding protein, translating to MLKILKNLSPYKWVVVGVIALVFGQSMAELFLPTLMADIIDNGVVQGNIPYIWRIGGWMLLVSAVGAAAAIFASYYSAKAAMGLGRDLRQKVFKHVGQFSLQEFDEVGTASLITRTTNDITQVQQVVIMMLRMVISAPIMLVGGLILAISKDAQLSLVIIGAMPVLAVSILLILKYGMPLFQQVQKQLDGLNLVVRENLTGIRVIRAFNRETEEKARMQKANRELADVSIKVNKVMAFLMPVMMLVMNMTVVAVIWFGGIRINNGAMQIGDLMAFIQYVMMIMFALVMASFMFVMIPRAAVSAKRINEVLEMQPAFQDDGMKKADRERGTLEFDDVSFYYPGASEPALSNISFTAKPGEITALIGGTGSGKSTLVNLVPRFYEATSGTIRVNGVDIRQAPQQEIRSKIGFVPQKSILFTGTIADNIRFGKQDASQVELDQAASTAQAEEFIHRMDGGYEAEIEQGGSNLSGGQKQRLSIARALIRKPDLYIFDDSFSALDYKTDAKLRKALKDETKNATVLLVAQRVSTVVDADRILVLENGQVVGMGTHDELLESNEVYREIALSQLSEEEIA from the coding sequence ATGCTCAAAATCCTAAAAAACCTGAGTCCGTATAAATGGGTGGTTGTCGGTGTCATTGCTTTGGTGTTTGGCCAGTCGATGGCAGAACTGTTTTTGCCGACTTTGATGGCTGACATCATCGACAATGGGGTAGTGCAAGGAAATATTCCTTATATTTGGAGAATCGGCGGCTGGATGCTATTGGTTTCTGCAGTCGGTGCCGCAGCAGCCATTTTCGCCAGTTATTATTCGGCTAAAGCAGCGATGGGACTCGGGCGGGATTTGCGCCAGAAAGTCTTTAAGCATGTCGGACAGTTCTCGCTTCAAGAGTTTGATGAAGTGGGGACTGCCTCGCTCATTACCCGGACGACAAATGACATTACACAAGTCCAGCAAGTCGTCATCATGATGCTGCGCATGGTCATCAGTGCGCCTATCATGTTGGTGGGGGGCTTAATCCTGGCGATTTCAAAAGATGCGCAGCTATCCTTAGTCATCATCGGCGCGATGCCAGTCTTAGCGGTATCGATTTTGTTAATCCTGAAATATGGCATGCCGCTGTTCCAGCAGGTGCAGAAACAGCTGGACGGCTTGAACTTGGTGGTGCGTGAAAACTTGACAGGCATACGGGTCATCCGCGCGTTCAACCGCGAAACAGAAGAAAAGGCCCGCATGCAAAAAGCCAACCGGGAGCTTGCGGATGTCTCCATCAAAGTCAATAAAGTCATGGCGTTTTTGATGCCGGTCATGATGCTGGTCATGAACATGACTGTTGTTGCCGTCATTTGGTTTGGCGGCATTCGCATTAATAACGGAGCTATGCAAATCGGGGATTTAATGGCGTTTATTCAATACGTCATGATGATTATGTTTGCACTTGTCATGGCATCCTTTATGTTCGTCATGATTCCGCGAGCTGCAGTGTCAGCGAAACGCATCAATGAGGTCCTGGAGATGCAGCCAGCATTCCAAGATGACGGCATGAAAAAAGCTGACCGGGAACGCGGCACCTTAGAGTTCGACGATGTGTCGTTTTATTACCCAGGGGCATCGGAGCCGGCATTATCGAACATCAGCTTTACCGCAAAGCCTGGTGAAATTACTGCCTTGATCGGCGGGACTGGTTCCGGCAAGTCGACGCTGGTCAATTTGGTGCCACGTTTTTATGAAGCTACGAGTGGTACAATCCGCGTGAACGGAGTCGATATCCGGCAAGCGCCACAGCAGGAAATCCGCTCAAAAATTGGCTTCGTGCCGCAAAAGTCCATTCTATTCACGGGAACGATTGCTGATAACATCCGATTTGGCAAGCAAGATGCGAGTCAAGTTGAATTGGATCAAGCGGCGAGCACCGCGCAAGCTGAAGAATTTATCCACAGAATGGACGGCGGTTACGAAGCGGAAATCGAACAAGGGGGTTCGAATTTGTCAGGCGGACAGAAACAGCGTTTGTCGATTGCCCGCGCCTTGATTCGCAAACCCGATTTATACATTTTCGACGACAGCTTTTCAGCGCTTGATTATAAAACCGACGCCAAGCTGCGCAAAGCGTTGAAAGACGAGACGAAAAACGCCACGGTGCTATTGGTGGCACAGCGCGTCAGCACGGTTGTCGACGCGGACCGCATCCTGGTTTTAGAAAACGGGCAAGTGGTCGGCATGGGGACCCATGATGAACTTTTAGAATCAAACGAAGTCTACCGTGAAATTGCCCTATCCCAATTGTCAGAGGAGGAGATCGCATGA
- a CDS encoding class I SAM-dependent methyltransferase, with product MAGFLPHIYDTAMKPLEKTRFEKIRKNLVQQAQGHVLEIGFGTGANFRYYQGADRVDAIEPNPDMSKQAYKRIRKSKTPIHTYEAVAEKLPFADNCFDTVVATLVFCTIPDPVKALEEIYRVSKPGAKILMFEHVKMDQPLMGKTQQSLTPVWKKICDGCHLDRDTLDLVNRSPLEILKVDSYYGGLFLTIESQKPH from the coding sequence ATGGCTGGATTTTTGCCCCATATATACGACACCGCCATGAAACCCTTGGAAAAAACCCGCTTTGAGAAGATACGCAAAAATCTCGTCCAGCAAGCACAAGGCCATGTGCTCGAGATCGGCTTCGGTACCGGCGCGAACTTCCGCTATTATCAAGGGGCCGACCGAGTCGACGCCATTGAGCCGAATCCCGACATGAGCAAACAAGCCTACAAGCGCATCCGAAAATCAAAGACGCCAATCCACACTTACGAGGCCGTCGCCGAAAAACTGCCCTTTGCTGATAATTGCTTTGATACGGTCGTTGCGACTTTGGTATTCTGCACGATACCAGACCCGGTAAAAGCACTCGAGGAAATCTATCGCGTCAGTAAACCCGGTGCCAAGATCCTGATGTTCGAGCATGTCAAAATGGACCAGCCGCTCATGGGCAAAACCCAGCAATCCTTGACGCCTGTCTGGAAAAAGATCTGCGACGGCTGCCACCTAGACCGCGATACACTCGATTTGGTGAACCGGTCGCCGCTCGAGATTCTCAAAGTCGATTCTTATTATGGCGGGTTGTTTTTGACCATCGAAAGCCAGAAGCCGCATTAA